A region from the Oceanidesulfovibrio marinus genome encodes:
- a CDS encoding deoxyribodipyrimidine photo-lyase, whose amino-acid sequence MIDARRIHLLKNGAPGNGPVLYWMHRDHRARDNFGLLHAQSKALELGRPMAVVYCLASTFLDATIRQFGFLLRGLEETAKALAQKSIPFVVLSGNPAEEVPRYVRESGAALLVTDFDSLRIKRGWLRDVSKNIDIPVHEVDSRNVVPCRVASDKREYAARTIRPKIHRLLPEFLLEPPDLADHPHIYTGHVPETDWSALREGLRVDRDVPEVDWLTPGEDAAAGMLGAFIQHNLDRYGSRNDPNAEAVSHLSPYLHFGMLSPLRAALAVSKAAKHDAEAEESFLEELVVRRELADNFCFHTPDYDSADCFPDWAKQTQADHAGDEREYVYDPDAFEQAKTHDPLWNAAQKQMVASGYMHGYMRMYWAKKILEWTKTPQDAMAIAIRLNDRYELDGRDANGYTGIAWSIGGVHDRAWPQRPVFGKIRSMTYSGAKSKFDVKAYIAAMDALWNDSPFSKR is encoded by the coding sequence ATGATCGACGCGAGGCGCATCCACCTGCTGAAGAACGGGGCTCCCGGCAACGGACCCGTGCTTTACTGGATGCACCGCGACCACCGCGCCCGCGACAACTTCGGTCTGCTGCACGCACAAAGCAAAGCCTTGGAGCTGGGCCGGCCCATGGCCGTTGTCTACTGCCTGGCGTCCACATTTCTGGACGCGACCATCCGCCAGTTCGGCTTTCTCCTGCGCGGTCTGGAGGAGACAGCGAAGGCCCTGGCGCAGAAATCCATCCCCTTTGTCGTGCTCAGCGGCAACCCGGCCGAGGAGGTGCCCCGCTACGTGCGCGAGTCCGGCGCAGCTCTGCTGGTGACGGACTTCGACTCCCTGCGCATCAAACGCGGCTGGCTGCGCGACGTATCCAAGAACATTGACATCCCCGTGCACGAGGTGGACTCCCGCAACGTAGTGCCCTGCCGCGTGGCCTCGGACAAACGGGAGTACGCCGCCCGCACCATCCGGCCCAAGATCCACCGCCTGCTGCCGGAGTTTCTGCTCGAACCGCCGGATCTGGCGGACCATCCCCACATCTACACGGGCCACGTGCCCGAAACCGACTGGTCTGCCCTGCGCGAGGGCCTTCGCGTGGACAGGGACGTGCCCGAAGTGGACTGGCTGACGCCGGGCGAGGACGCCGCGGCCGGCATGCTGGGCGCGTTTATCCAACACAACTTGGACCGCTACGGCAGCCGCAACGATCCCAACGCCGAGGCGGTCTCCCACCTCTCGCCATACCTGCACTTCGGCATGCTCTCGCCCCTGCGCGCCGCCCTGGCCGTGTCCAAGGCCGCCAAACACGACGCCGAGGCCGAGGAGTCGTTTCTGGAGGAGCTCGTGGTGCGCCGCGAGCTGGCGGACAACTTCTGCTTCCACACGCCGGACTACGACTCGGCCGACTGCTTTCCGGACTGGGCAAAACAGACCCAGGCCGACCACGCCGGCGACGAGCGCGAGTACGTCTACGACCCTGACGCCTTCGAGCAGGCCAAGACGCATGACCCGCTCTGGAACGCCGCGCAGAAGCAGATGGTGGCCAGCGGCTACATGCATGGCTACATGCGCATGTACTGGGCCAAAAAGATACTGGAATGGACAAAGACGCCGCAGGACGCCATGGCCATCGCCATCCGCCTGAACGACCGCTACGAGCTCGACGGCCGCGACGCCAACGGCTACACCGGCATTGCCTGGTCCATCGGCGGCGTGCACGACCGCGCCTGGCCCCAGCGCCCGGTGTTCGGCAAGATCCGCTCCATGACCTACAGCGGGGCCAAATCCAAGTTCGACGTCAAAGCCTACATCGCGGCCATGGACGCGCTCTGGAACGATTCGCCTTTTTCGAAACGCTAG
- a CDS encoding RidA family protein, whose product MKVVHSDKAPKALGPYAQAIETNGMIFCSGQTGIDPATNTLVDGLEAQTRQVLSNLGVVLQEAGSSPSRVIKTTVFLADMQDFPVMNEIYGEFFGEHKPARTTVQVAGLPLDARVEIECIALAG is encoded by the coding sequence ATGAAAGTTGTGCACAGTGACAAGGCCCCCAAGGCGCTGGGCCCGTATGCGCAGGCCATCGAGACCAACGGCATGATCTTCTGCTCGGGGCAGACCGGCATCGACCCGGCGACGAACACCCTGGTGGACGGTCTGGAGGCGCAGACGCGGCAGGTTCTCTCGAACCTCGGCGTGGTTCTGCAGGAAGCCGGTTCATCGCCGTCCCGCGTGATCAAAACCACGGTCTTTCTGGCGGATATGCAGGACTTTCCCGTGATGAACGAGATTTACGGGGAGTTTTTCGGCGAGCACAAGCCGGCACGGACCACGGTCCAGGTGGCGGGTCTGCCCCTGGACGCTCGGGTAGAGATCGAGTGCATCGCCCTGGCCGGGTAG
- a CDS encoding HAD family hydrolase: MQRYELICFDYDGTLVHSVPAITATMAVIFPEFGVEPPDQNDVRGAVGMGIRETFHRLVPGIREEDVDGWVDRYREVYPPIEQEKTELFPKAQETLCALHERGYRMAVVSNKGRRILDRSTERLGLADYLDLVVGDRPGYARKPDPRVWDEDVAPNFPGVTPDKVLLVGDAYPDLAFAKAIGASACYATWGYGDREHCMELGPAHVIDAFPELLDFLK; the protein is encoded by the coding sequence ATGCAGCGTTATGAGCTTATTTGTTTTGACTACGACGGAACCCTGGTGCACAGCGTGCCCGCCATCACCGCGACCATGGCGGTTATCTTCCCGGAGTTCGGGGTGGAGCCGCCGGACCAGAACGACGTGCGCGGCGCCGTGGGTATGGGCATCCGCGAGACCTTCCACCGTCTGGTGCCCGGCATCCGCGAAGAGGATGTGGACGGCTGGGTGGACCGATACCGCGAGGTGTACCCCCCCATTGAGCAGGAGAAGACCGAGCTCTTCCCCAAGGCGCAGGAGACCCTGTGCGCCCTGCACGAGCGGGGCTACCGCATGGCCGTGGTTTCCAACAAGGGGCGGCGCATCCTGGACCGCTCCACGGAGCGGCTCGGCCTGGCTGACTACCTGGACCTCGTGGTGGGCGACAGGCCGGGCTACGCGAGAAAGCCGGACCCCCGCGTGTGGGATGAGGACGTGGCCCCAAACTTTCCGGGCGTCACGCCGGACAAGGTGCTGCTGGTGGGCGACGCCTACCCGGACCTGGCGTTCGCCAAGGCCATCGGCGCCTCGGCGTGCTACGCCACCTGGGGCTACGGCGACCGCGAGCATTGCATGGAGCTCGGCCCGGCGCACGTGATCGACGCCTTTCCGGAGCTGCTGGACTTTCTGAAATAA
- a CDS encoding FAD-dependent oxidoreductase, which yields MKLNPFKKHEEPRENTGDAEVTESDSTTTDAGWFLPEDSRKSILKLFASLKEPVTLEAYTQPGENDAYNDFMLKFVRDLDRLSDKIILHEFHLDMPEAEARGVDFSPTLLVEPDTFRIAYRGAMLGEEGRSFMQILLHISLRNSGLQPLSRELLKELQEERNIKVFVNPSCPYCPGQVLNAFRMAVERPDLISAVCIDTAQDPATADEYDVGSVPHTVVNENLVSLGLLQEERFVLETLALRDVEELVAEARETGNVEGLNLSSRIVDELARAEVESEHGHEHMPVEEMDCVIIGAGPAGLTAGIYAERSGMATVILEKNIVGGAVALTPVVENYPGFATVAGKNLMDIMATHAREYCDIHEGEEVREIKVGKQVEVYTNRAVYVTKSLILATGATWRRLRVPGEDRFFGHGVNYCATCDGYLYKDKKVIIVGGGNTALTDALHLRNLGVDVTIVHRRDAFRGQQHLQDSVKEAKIPVIWNTVVKEVLGTDEGKVRAVLLENVLDGAVHEIEVDGVFVAIGINANNQLAQDLGLTLDENGFIVVDRAMRTNIPRIYAAGDLTGGVQQIVTAIGEGSVAAISAFEDSSHPYWKKGAA from the coding sequence ATGAAGCTCAATCCTTTCAAGAAGCACGAAGAACCCCGCGAAAACACCGGGGACGCAGAGGTGACCGAGTCGGATTCGACCACCACTGACGCCGGCTGGTTCCTGCCCGAGGACAGCAGGAAGTCCATCCTCAAGCTTTTCGCTTCCCTGAAGGAGCCGGTCACGTTGGAGGCATACACCCAGCCGGGTGAAAACGACGCCTACAACGACTTCATGCTCAAGTTCGTGCGCGACCTCGACCGGCTCTCGGACAAGATCATCCTGCACGAGTTCCATCTGGACATGCCCGAAGCCGAGGCGCGCGGCGTGGACTTCTCGCCCACCCTGCTGGTGGAGCCGGACACCTTCCGCATCGCCTATCGCGGAGCCATGCTCGGTGAGGAAGGCCGCTCCTTTATGCAGATATTGTTGCACATCTCCCTGCGCAACTCCGGCCTGCAACCCCTCTCCCGCGAGCTGCTCAAGGAGCTGCAGGAAGAGCGGAACATCAAGGTTTTCGTCAACCCGAGCTGCCCCTACTGCCCGGGGCAGGTGCTCAACGCCTTCCGCATGGCCGTGGAACGGCCGGATCTGATCAGCGCCGTGTGCATCGACACAGCCCAGGACCCGGCCACTGCCGATGAGTACGACGTGGGCTCCGTGCCGCACACCGTGGTCAACGAGAACCTCGTCTCCCTCGGCCTGCTGCAGGAGGAGCGATTTGTGCTGGAAACGCTGGCTCTGCGCGATGTGGAGGAGCTCGTGGCCGAAGCCAGGGAGACAGGCAACGTGGAAGGGCTGAACCTGTCGAGCCGTATCGTGGACGAGCTGGCCCGCGCCGAGGTGGAGAGCGAGCACGGCCACGAGCACATGCCCGTGGAGGAGATGGACTGCGTGATCATCGGAGCCGGCCCGGCCGGGCTTACCGCCGGCATTTACGCCGAGCGCTCCGGCATGGCCACCGTGATTCTGGAAAAGAACATCGTGGGCGGGGCCGTGGCGCTCACGCCGGTGGTGGAGAACTACCCCGGCTTCGCCACCGTGGCCGGCAAGAACCTCATGGACATCATGGCGACCCACGCCCGCGAGTACTGCGACATCCACGAAGGCGAGGAGGTCCGCGAGATCAAGGTGGGCAAGCAGGTGGAGGTGTACACCAACCGCGCCGTGTACGTGACCAAATCGCTTATCCTGGCCACCGGCGCCACCTGGCGGCGGCTGCGCGTGCCGGGCGAAGACCGCTTCTTCGGCCACGGCGTGAACTACTGCGCCACCTGCGACGGCTACCTGTACAAGGACAAGAAAGTCATCATCGTGGGCGGCGGCAACACCGCCCTCACCGATGCGCTCCACCTGAGGAACCTCGGCGTGGACGTGACCATCGTGCACCGCCGCGACGCCTTCCGCGGGCAGCAGCACCTGCAGGATTCGGTCAAGGAGGCCAAGATTCCGGTCATCTGGAACACCGTGGTCAAGGAGGTGCTGGGCACCGACGAGGGCAAGGTCCGCGCCGTGCTGCTGGAAAACGTACTGGACGGCGCCGTTCATGAGATCGAGGTGGACGGCGTGTTCGTGGCCATCGGCATCAACGCCAACAACCAGCTGGCGCAGGATCTGGGCCTCACCCTGGACGAGAACGGCTTTATCGTAGTGGATCGCGCCATGCGCACCAACATCCCGCGCATCTACGCGGCCGGTGACCTGACCGGCGGGGTGCAGCAGATCGTCACCGCCATCGGCGAGGGCTCCGTGGCCGCCATCAGTGCCTTCGAGGACAGCTCCCACCCCTACTGGAAGAAAGGCGCGGCCTGA
- a CDS encoding SDR family oxidoreductase — translation MPEQPRPIPFTEDPAKLDAPVLVTGATGYVGGRLAPALLARGQRVRALARSRTKLACRPWAHHPRVELAEGNLLDYASMRSAMQGCRAAYYLVHSMTGMAKDFAATDRSAARVFRRAAEAARLERVIYLGGIMPPEDDVSHHLLSRNEVAEILMDSTVPATVLRAAQVLGAGSASFEMIRYLVDRLPVMVGPKWIRTEAQPISVGDVLAYLMGVLDAPEAAGRSFDIGGPDVITYRELFDIYAKEAGLMKRLVIPAPVLTPKLSSYWVGFVTPIPPSLGMPLIRGAANRVVCQDSAIRDIVPFEPLSVRETIRRALQKTRQHTVETCWSDAGELLPPEWLRCGDAPYAGGDVLGEAFSVTLAAPVDKVWNHVVSIGGENGWYCGNVLWRLRGVLDRLAGGPGLRRGRRDPHELAVGDALDFWRVLDLRENERLLLLAEMKVPGDALLEFTLQPQGPDRTVLTQTSNFLPRGMLGLAYWWSTYPLHLYIFRGTLTAIARRLDAAIIDGPKWTTRKKGSSCKISF, via the coding sequence ATGCCTGAGCAGCCTCGGCCCATTCCCTTTACCGAGGATCCGGCCAAGCTGGACGCACCCGTGCTCGTGACCGGCGCCACCGGCTACGTGGGCGGCCGGCTCGCGCCCGCCCTGCTGGCCCGGGGGCAGCGGGTGCGCGCTCTGGCGCGCTCCAGAACCAAGCTCGCCTGCCGGCCCTGGGCGCATCATCCCCGGGTGGAGCTGGCCGAAGGCAACCTGCTGGACTACGCCTCCATGCGCAGCGCCATGCAGGGCTGCCGCGCCGCCTACTACCTGGTGCACTCCATGACCGGCATGGCCAAGGACTTCGCAGCCACGGACCGCTCCGCCGCACGGGTCTTCCGCCGCGCCGCCGAGGCTGCCCGGCTGGAGCGCGTCATCTACCTGGGCGGCATCATGCCCCCGGAGGACGACGTCTCCCACCACCTGCTTTCCCGCAACGAGGTGGCCGAAATCCTCATGGACTCCACCGTGCCGGCCACGGTGCTGCGTGCGGCCCAGGTCCTGGGGGCCGGATCGGCCTCCTTCGAGATGATCCGCTACCTGGTGGACCGCCTGCCCGTGATGGTCGGGCCGAAATGGATACGCACCGAGGCGCAGCCCATTTCCGTGGGCGACGTGCTCGCCTACCTCATGGGCGTGCTGGACGCGCCCGAAGCGGCAGGACGCTCCTTCGACATCGGCGGCCCGGACGTCATCACCTATCGTGAGCTCTTCGACATCTACGCCAAGGAAGCCGGGCTGATGAAGCGGCTGGTTATCCCGGCGCCGGTGCTCACGCCCAAGCTCTCGTCTTACTGGGTCGGCTTTGTCACGCCTATCCCGCCATCCCTGGGCATGCCGCTCATCCGTGGCGCGGCCAACCGCGTGGTCTGCCAGGACAGCGCCATCCGGGACATCGTGCCTTTCGAACCACTCTCCGTGCGCGAGACCATACGCCGCGCCTTGCAGAAGACCAGACAGCACACCGTGGAGACGTGCTGGTCCGACGCCGGGGAGCTGCTCCCGCCGGAGTGGCTGCGCTGCGGGGACGCTCCCTATGCCGGCGGCGATGTGCTTGGCGAGGCGTTCTCCGTCACCCTGGCCGCACCTGTGGACAAGGTCTGGAACCACGTGGTCTCCATCGGCGGGGAGAACGGCTGGTACTGCGGCAATGTACTCTGGAGGCTGCGCGGCGTTCTGGACCGGCTGGCCGGCGGCCCTGGGCTGCGCCGGGGCAGGCGCGACCCGCACGAGCTGGCCGTGGGCGACGCCCTGGACTTCTGGCGCGTGCTCGACCTGCGGGAGAACGAACGGCTGCTGCTGTTGGCGGAGATGAAGGTGCCTGGCGACGCCCTGCTGGAGTTCACGCTCCAGCCGCAGGGTCCGGACCGCACCGTGCTGACGCAGACCTCGAACTTCCTGCCCCGTGGCATGCTGGGTCTGGCTTACTGGTGGTCCACCTACCCGCTCCATCTCTACATTTTCCGCGGCACCCTGACCGCCATCGCCAGGCGGTTGGACGCGGCAATAATCGATGGCCCAAAGTGGACGACGCGAAAAAAAGGCAGCTCATGTAAAATATCTTTCTGA
- a CDS encoding sensor histidine kinase: MPDKGSVSLDSIAVPSLIDAIFYSMPDGIAVFGPTGENTVYANQAFCKIFGYECEMISETYRNISILPHHIMGEIRERYPFLDTQQTDETPRYYETTRRDGSPLEVRVTETMFESEGTPLRLITAVDVTEQRRLECSKKSAERIIRHDLRDYIASLANAAEIMNALHDDKPASDEMLEYIRATVVQTMDLMASGQQAFLMEEGLYTLTPQPVELHDVVHHVVRMLEPMAYSAGVAIETDLPSLDETAVLNGERSLIARAVANLLRNALEAESSGARVLIRGEIGEHDITIEVRNPTAVAPAVRERFFEKYVSGRNSGAGLGTYIAKLIMELHGGSIAMHTSEDDGTTVALTFPME; encoded by the coding sequence ATGCCGGATAAGGGGTCGGTCTCACTCGATTCAATCGCTGTTCCTTCACTCATTGACGCCATTTTCTACTCCATGCCCGACGGCATCGCCGTTTTCGGCCCGACCGGCGAAAACACGGTCTACGCCAACCAGGCTTTCTGCAAAATTTTCGGCTACGAGTGCGAGATGATCTCGGAGACCTACCGCAACATCTCCATCCTGCCGCATCACATCATGGGGGAAATACGGGAGCGCTATCCTTTCCTGGACACGCAGCAGACCGATGAAACGCCCCGCTACTACGAGACCACCCGCCGGGATGGTTCGCCCCTCGAAGTCCGCGTTACCGAAACCATGTTTGAGTCCGAAGGAACGCCGCTCAGACTCATCACCGCGGTGGATGTCACGGAGCAACGCCGCCTGGAATGCAGCAAGAAGAGCGCCGAGCGAATAATCCGCCACGACCTGCGGGATTACATCGCCAGCCTCGCCAACGCCGCCGAGATCATGAACGCCCTGCACGACGACAAGCCCGCCTCGGACGAGATGCTGGAATATATCCGCGCCACCGTGGTGCAGACCATGGACCTCATGGCAAGCGGGCAGCAGGCGTTTCTCATGGAAGAGGGTCTGTACACGCTCACACCGCAGCCCGTGGAGCTGCACGACGTGGTGCACCACGTTGTCCGCATGCTCGAACCCATGGCGTACAGCGCCGGCGTCGCAATAGAAACGGACCTGCCGTCCCTGGATGAAACGGCTGTTTTGAACGGCGAACGCTCGCTCATAGCCCGCGCCGTGGCCAATCTGCTGCGCAACGCCCTGGAGGCGGAAAGTTCCGGAGCCCGCGTTCTGATCCGCGGCGAAATCGGCGAACACGACATCACCATCGAGGTGCGCAACCCCACAGCCGTGGCCCCGGCCGTGCGCGAGCGCTTCTTCGAGAAGTACGTGAGCGGCCGCAACAGCGGCGCCGGCCTGGGCACCTACATCGCCAAGCTCATCATGGAGCTGCACGGCGGCTCCATCGCCATGCACACCTCGGAGGACGACGGCACCACTGTCGCGCTGACATTCCCCATGGAGTAG
- a CDS encoding YccF domain-containing protein produces the protein MLTLILNVLWFILGGWAMGLMWWLAGIVMFITIIGIPWGSACFRIGLLAFWPFGRTVVHRGNLGQQDMGTGAAGFLGNVIWFVLAGIWLAIGHLLEAIALAITIIGIPFAFQHLKLARITLAPIGTAIVDTDVWEQIRLKG, from the coding sequence ATGCTTACACTCATACTCAACGTGCTCTGGTTCATTCTCGGCGGCTGGGCCATGGGGCTCATGTGGTGGCTCGCCGGCATCGTCATGTTCATCACCATCATCGGCATTCCGTGGGGCTCGGCCTGCTTCCGCATTGGCCTTCTGGCGTTCTGGCCGTTCGGGCGCACCGTGGTGCACCGCGGCAACCTGGGCCAGCAGGACATGGGCACAGGCGCAGCCGGCTTCCTGGGCAATGTGATCTGGTTCGTCCTGGCGGGCATCTGGCTGGCCATCGGCCATCTGCTGGAGGCCATAGCCCTGGCCATCACCATCATCGGCATTCCCTTCGCCTTCCAGCACCTCAAGCTGGCGCGCATCACCCTGGCGCCAATCGGCACGGCCATCGTGGATACGGACGTGTGGGAGCAGATCCGGCTCAAGGGCTAG
- a CDS encoding phosphoglycerate kinase, which produces MAVLTMNDVELKGKRVLIREDLNVPLKNGVVQDDTRIRGALPSIKAALDAGARVIVVSHLGRPKEGEFDEQFSLKPVAAALQKALDVPVELVRDWEGGVDAEPGKVVLLENIRFAKGEKANDDELGKKIAALCDVFVFDAFGAAHRAQASTHAAMKFAPVAVAGLLMQKELESLGKAIKDPKRPLVAIVGGAKVSTKLGVLKNLVGKVDVLIVGGGIANTFLAATGKPVGKSLYEPDLIDDAKAILKMAEDKGVEMPLPEDVIVAPELSENATPHLQTVEKVNDQDMILDIGPQTAKAFAALIHSAKTVLWNGPVGAFEYDQFAGGTKVLGNAIKDSDAFSVVGGGDVVSAIERFGLADGVSYISTGGGSFLEFVEGKELPVVKLLEERSSK; this is translated from the coding sequence GTGGCTGTACTGACCATGAATGATGTGGAGCTCAAAGGGAAACGGGTCCTCATTCGCGAGGACCTGAACGTGCCGCTCAAGAACGGAGTGGTTCAGGACGATACGCGCATCCGCGGGGCGCTGCCGTCCATCAAGGCCGCGCTGGACGCGGGGGCTCGCGTTATTGTGGTGAGCCACCTGGGCCGGCCCAAGGAGGGCGAGTTCGACGAGCAGTTCTCGCTCAAGCCTGTGGCCGCGGCGTTGCAAAAGGCCCTGGACGTGCCGGTGGAGCTGGTGCGCGACTGGGAAGGCGGCGTGGACGCCGAACCTGGCAAGGTGGTGCTGCTGGAAAACATCCGCTTCGCCAAGGGCGAGAAAGCCAACGACGACGAGCTGGGCAAGAAGATCGCCGCGCTCTGCGACGTGTTCGTGTTCGACGCGTTCGGTGCGGCGCACCGCGCGCAGGCCTCCACGCATGCAGCCATGAAGTTCGCTCCTGTGGCCGTGGCGGGCCTTCTCATGCAGAAAGAGCTGGAAAGTCTGGGCAAGGCCATCAAGGACCCGAAACGGCCTCTCGTGGCCATTGTGGGCGGCGCAAAGGTCTCCACCAAGCTCGGCGTGCTCAAGAACCTCGTGGGCAAGGTGGACGTGCTTATCGTGGGCGGCGGCATCGCCAACACCTTCCTGGCCGCCACGGGCAAACCCGTGGGCAAGTCGCTCTACGAGCCGGACCTGATCGATGACGCCAAAGCCATTCTGAAGATGGCCGAAGACAAGGGCGTGGAAATGCCCCTGCCCGAGGACGTGATCGTCGCGCCGGAGCTGTCCGAAAACGCCACGCCGCATCTGCAGACTGTTGAAAAAGTCAATGACCAGGATATGATCCTGGACATCGGCCCGCAAACGGCCAAGGCCTTCGCCGCGCTCATCCACAGCGCCAAGACCGTGCTCTGGAACGGACCGGTAGGCGCTTTCGAGTACGACCAGTTCGCCGGCGGCACCAAGGTCCTGGGCAACGCCATCAAGGACTCCGACGCCTTCAGCGTGGTCGGCGGCGGCGACGTGGTCTCGGCCATCGAGCGCTTCGGCCTGGCCGACGGCGTCTCCTACATCTCCACCGGCGGCGGTTCCTTCCTGGAGTTCGTGGAAGGCAAGGAGCTGCCTGTGGTCAAGCTGCTGGAAGAACGCAGCTCCAAGTAG
- the tkt gene encoding transketolase — MSQSPSPRELANAVRFLAIDAVQKANSGHPGAPMGMADFAQVVWCDFMKHNPTNPKWWDRDRLVLSGGHASMLLYAMLHLSGYDLTLEDIKNFRQLGSRTAGHPEYGLAPGVETTTGPLGQGISNAVGFALAEKILAATYNRPGHTVVDHNTYCFLGDGDLMEGISHEACSLAGTLKLGKLIALWDDNRISIEGKVENWFADDTAKRFEAYGWHVVACVDGHDAEAVRQALEAAKAETERPSIICCRTEIGHGAPTVCGTERCHGSPLGAEETAGARKKLGWSHEPFTIPDELYAGWNLRDKGGKAEAAWNETWDAYAKSFPELADEFARRMRGELPANWAEESEKFIAGVQEAAEDKATRKASQAALNGYGPLLPELLGGSADLAGSNGTLWSGSKHVTPDDAAGNNMRYGVREFAMGAIMNALTLHGGFIPFGGTFMVFSDYMRNAMRLAALMEIRAIYVLTHDSIGVGEDGPTHQPVEHASSLRLMPNMDVWRPCDTVETAVAWKCAIESVKTPSSLLLSRQGLPFMQRDEQQIADIVKGGYILREAEGGKPEAILIATGSEVGLAMNAADALAAKGTKVRVVSMPCADRFDKQDAAYRNAVLPPAVEARVAVEAGSTGLWFKYVGSRGSVVGMDCYGESAPGKVLFEHFGFTVDNVVGAVESVLGE; from the coding sequence ATGAGCCAGTCCCCCTCGCCCCGCGAACTCGCCAATGCGGTGCGATTTCTCGCCATTGACGCTGTGCAGAAGGCCAACTCCGGTCACCCCGGCGCGCCCATGGGCATGGCCGATTTCGCCCAGGTCGTCTGGTGCGACTTCATGAAGCACAACCCCACCAATCCCAAATGGTGGGATCGCGACCGGCTCGTGCTCTCCGGCGGCCACGCCTCCATGCTGCTCTACGCCATGCTCCACCTCTCGGGCTATGACCTGACCCTGGAGGACATCAAGAACTTCCGGCAGCTCGGCTCCCGGACGGCCGGCCACCCCGAGTACGGCCTGGCCCCCGGCGTGGAGACCACCACCGGGCCCCTGGGCCAGGGCATCAGCAACGCCGTGGGCTTTGCCCTGGCGGAAAAGATTCTCGCAGCCACGTACAACCGCCCCGGCCACACCGTGGTGGACCACAACACCTACTGCTTCCTGGGCGATGGCGACCTGATGGAAGGCATCTCCCACGAGGCGTGCTCCCTGGCCGGAACCCTCAAGCTGGGCAAGCTCATCGCCCTGTGGGACGACAATCGCATCTCCATCGAGGGCAAGGTGGAGAACTGGTTCGCGGACGATACGGCCAAGCGCTTCGAGGCGTACGGTTGGCATGTGGTCGCCTGCGTGGACGGCCACGACGCCGAGGCCGTGCGCCAGGCCCTGGAAGCGGCCAAAGCCGAGACGGAGCGCCCCTCCATCATCTGCTGCCGCACCGAGATCGGCCACGGCGCGCCCACTGTCTGCGGCACCGAGCGCTGCCACGGCTCTCCGCTGGGCGCGGAAGAGACCGCCGGCGCGCGCAAAAAGCTGGGCTGGAGCCACGAGCCTTTCACCATTCCGGACGAGCTCTATGCCGGCTGGAACCTGCGCGACAAGGGCGGCAAGGCAGAGGCGGCCTGGAACGAGACGTGGGACGCCTATGCCAAGTCATTCCCCGAGCTGGCCGATGAGTTCGCCCGCCGGATGCGCGGCGAGCTGCCTGCCAACTGGGCTGAGGAGTCTGAAAAATTCATCGCCGGCGTGCAGGAAGCTGCCGAGGACAAGGCCACGCGCAAGGCCTCCCAGGCCGCGCTTAACGGCTACGGCCCGTTGCTGCCCGAGCTGCTGGGCGGCTCGGCCGACCTGGCCGGCTCCAACGGCACCCTCTGGTCCGGCTCCAAGCACGTCACCCCGGACGACGCGGCCGGCAACAACATGCGCTACGGCGTGCGCGAGTTCGCCATGGGCGCGATCATGAACGCCCTGACCCTGCACGGCGGTTTCATCCCCTTTGGTGGCACGTTCATGGTTTTCTCCGACTACATGCGCAACGCCATGCGCCTGGCCGCGCTCATGGAGATCCGCGCCATCTACGTGCTCACCCACGACTCCATCGGCGTGGGCGAGGACGGCCCCACCCACCAGCCCGTGGAGCACGCCTCGTCCCTGCGGCTCATGCCCAACATGGACGTCTGGCGGCCCTGCGACACCGTGGAGACGGCCGTGGCCTGGAAGTGCGCCATCGAGAGCGTGAAGACCCCGTCCTCCCTGCTGCTCAGCCGCCAGGGCCTGCCCTTCATGCAGCGTGACGAGCAGCAGATCGCGGACATCGTCAAGGGCGGCTACATCCTGCGCGAGGCCGAGGGCGGCAAGCCCGAGGCCATCCTCATCGCCACCGGCTCCGAGGTGGGCCTGGCAATGAACGCCGCCGACGCCCTGGCCGCCAAGGGCACAAAGGTTCGCGTTGTCTCCATGCCCTGCGCCGACCGCTTCGACAAGCAGGACGCCGCCTACCGCAACGCCGTGCTGCCGCCGGCGGTGGAGGCGCGCGTTGCCGTGGAGGCTGGAAGCACAGGCTTGTGGTTCAAATATGTGGGCAGCCGTGGTAGTGTGGTCGGGATGGACTGCTACGGCGAATCGGCGCCCGGCAAGGTCCTGTTCGAGCATTTCGGTTTCACCGTTGACAATGTCGTCGGGGCCGTCGAATCGGTGCTCGGCGAGTAA